A window from Chitinophaga filiformis encodes these proteins:
- a CDS encoding ABC transporter ATP-binding protein has protein sequence MLQLADFEKAYNHTPVLQIPRLEIGPGIYWIKGANGSGKSTLLKAIAGIIDFSGNILLNDTSIKRQAVDYRRRISFAEAEPVFPEFLTGREMIALFMTARQAPAGQASPYLESMQMQAYLDQPLGAYSSGMLKKLSLLLAFIGTPSLILLDEPLITLDTASLAILYDWIRERQAAQGTSFLLSSHQALEQNTLHISGTLQVADKTVKWLPA, from the coding sequence ATGCTGCAACTGGCAGATTTCGAAAAGGCGTACAACCACACGCCCGTCCTGCAAATTCCCCGGCTCGAAATAGGACCGGGCATCTACTGGATCAAAGGAGCCAATGGCTCGGGAAAGAGCACATTGCTAAAGGCGATTGCCGGTATTATTGACTTCTCAGGAAATATCCTGCTGAATGATACCAGTATCAAGAGGCAGGCGGTCGACTATCGCCGGCGTATCAGTTTTGCGGAAGCCGAACCAGTGTTCCCGGAATTCCTGACGGGCAGGGAAATGATAGCGCTTTTTATGACTGCCCGGCAGGCACCCGCCGGACAAGCAAGTCCTTACCTGGAAAGCATGCAGATGCAGGCATACCTCGATCAGCCTTTAGGCGCCTATTCCAGCGGTATGCTGAAAAAGCTGTCACTCCTGCTGGCATTTATAGGTACGCCCAGCCTGATATTGCTCGATGAACCACTGATCACTTTAGACACAGCCTCACTGGCGATTCTTTACGACTGGATCAGGGAAAGACAAGCGGCCCAGGGCACTTCCTTCCTTCTCTCCTCGCACCAGGCACTGGAACAAAACACCCTGCACATCAGCGGCACGCTTCAGGTGGCAGATAAAACCGTAAAATGGCTTCCGGCATGA